One Dehalogenimonas sp. THU2 DNA window includes the following coding sequences:
- a CDS encoding class I SAM-dependent methyltransferase — protein sequence MTTDNKQRFSNRVENYTKYRPSYPAEYIDYLVAEVGLIPGSVVADIGAGTGILSRLLAPRVKTVLAVEPNTGMRLAAAEFCRDTANIVIVDGSAEATGLADSSLDFITAGQAFHWFDIEESRKEFRRILKPGGRVALVWNTRDITTPFGREYESLVKQTCVEYLGSGGGSSETLAYRVFFKNGEYDYRVFSNDRRIDLETLIGYSLSTSYAPVKGDAAFPGFVENLMALYDRYADDGGLLLSTATHSYVGKI from the coding sequence ATGACCACCGACAATAAACAGCGCTTCTCCAACCGCGTCGAGAACTACACCAAATACCGGCCGTCCTACCCGGCTGAGTATATCGATTACCTGGTTGCCGAGGTAGGGTTAATCCCCGGCTCGGTCGTCGCCGACATCGGCGCCGGCACCGGCATCCTGTCCAGGCTGCTGGCCCCTCGCGTCAAAACGGTGCTGGCGGTGGAGCCCAACACCGGGATGCGCCTGGCCGCCGCGGAGTTCTGCAGGGACACCGCCAACATCGTCATCGTCGACGGCAGCGCCGAGGCCACCGGCCTTGCCGATTCGAGCTTAGATTTCATCACCGCCGGGCAGGCTTTTCACTGGTTCGATATCGAGGAGTCCCGCAAAGAGTTCCGGCGCATCCTGAAACCCGGCGGCAGGGTGGCCCTGGTCTGGAACACCCGGGACATCACCACCCCCTTTGGCCGGGAATATGAATCCCTGGTCAAACAAACCTGCGTGGAATACCTCGGCTCCGGCGGCGGCTCCTCCGAGACCCTGGCCTACCGCGTATTTTTCAAAAATGGCGAGTACGATTACCGCGTCTTTTCCAATGACCGCCGCATCGACTTGGAGACCCTGATCGGTTACTCCTTATCGACCTCCTACGCCCCGGTGAAAGGCGATGCCGCCTTCCCCGGATTTGTGGAAAACCTGATGGCGCTTTATGATAGATACGCTGACGACGGCGGCTTGCTGCTATCGACCGCTACCCACAGCTATGTCGGGAAAATCTAG
- a CDS encoding lysophospholipid acyltransferase family protein, producing the protein MKIAWYYRLVRLTARIMFVLTRVTVSGKENLPPTGAFLVCSNHVSSADPPLLGLSLPRYPVYFLAKKELFKSSFFGGILKGSGAIPLNREGVSGSSLKLAAGVTKNGGVLIIFPEGKRNPHGRMSVALPGAGYMAAAFKVPVVPVAIIGTETIKGHLWFLKPHRVKIIIGKPFRLIEDDEKPDKKDLEQYGERIMGAIAELLPPERHGVHGKKQ; encoded by the coding sequence ATGAAGATCGCCTGGTATTATCGTTTGGTTCGTCTTACTGCCCGGATCATGTTTGTTTTGACGCGGGTCACGGTCAGCGGCAAAGAAAATCTGCCCCCAACCGGGGCTTTTCTGGTTTGCTCCAATCATGTCAGTTCCGCCGATCCGCCGCTGCTGGGCCTCAGCCTGCCGCGTTACCCGGTCTATTTTTTAGCCAAGAAAGAGCTTTTCAAGAGCAGCTTTTTCGGCGGTATACTCAAAGGGTCAGGAGCCATACCGCTCAACCGGGAAGGCGTTTCCGGCAGTTCGCTGAAGCTGGCGGCCGGGGTGACCAAGAATGGCGGGGTGCTCATCATCTTCCCGGAGGGCAAACGCAATCCTCACGGCAGGATGTCCGTCGCCCTGCCCGGCGCGGGCTACATGGCGGCGGCCTTCAAGGTGCCGGTGGTACCGGTGGCCATCATCGGCACCGAGACGATCAAGGGCCATTTGTGGTTTCTGAAACCGCACCGGGTGAAGATCATCATAGGCAAACCGTTCCGGCTCATCGAAGATGATGAGAAACCGGATAAAAAGGATCTGGAACAATACGGCGAACGCATCATGGGCGCTATCGCCGAACTGCTGCCGCCGGAAAGGCACGGCGTTCACGGAAAAAAACAGTGA
- the ispH gene encoding 4-hydroxy-3-methylbut-2-enyl diphosphate reductase, translating to MKIEKAADLGFCFGVKRALATLEEVARQKGGVETLGALVHNQQVMARLNGLGVKVVKDISEITGDTVVISSHGVGPKVLEAIRERGIGIVDTTCPFVQRAQKAAHRLAEAGFFTLIYGDVNHPEVKGILGWAEGRGLATLASEDLENVELSRHLGLLSQTTQVPARFIEFAKAATEKALVKDAELRIVDTVCHDIRLRQAATLSLAARADLMLVIGGHHSANTRHLVELCSPLTATYLVETADEIDPAWLEGRDLIGVTAGASTAPETIEAVVRRLEELGSIGEYQTAAYRSQ from the coding sequence GTGAAGATAGAAAAAGCCGCGGACCTGGGTTTCTGTTTTGGGGTCAAACGTGCTTTGGCCACGCTGGAAGAAGTGGCGCGGCAGAAGGGTGGGGTGGAGACGCTGGGGGCGCTGGTGCATAATCAGCAGGTGATGGCCCGCCTCAACGGGCTGGGGGTAAAGGTGGTCAAGGATATCTCCGAGATCACCGGCGACACTGTGGTTATCAGTTCTCACGGCGTTGGGCCGAAGGTGCTGGAGGCCATCAGGGAACGGGGCATCGGGATAGTCGATACCACCTGTCCCTTCGTTCAACGCGCTCAGAAAGCGGCGCACCGCCTGGCTGAGGCCGGTTTTTTCACCCTCATCTACGGCGACGTCAATCACCCCGAGGTCAAGGGCATACTGGGTTGGGCGGAGGGGCGGGGTCTGGCGACACTGGCGTCCGAGGATCTCGAAAATGTTGAGTTATCACGCCATCTGGGTCTGCTATCGCAGACCACCCAAGTACCGGCGCGCTTCATCGAATTCGCCAAGGCGGCCACTGAAAAAGCCCTGGTCAAGGACGCCGAACTGCGTATCGTCGATACGGTATGCCACGATATCCGGCTGCGGCAGGCGGCGACGCTTTCCCTGGCCGCCCGGGCAGACCTGATGCTGGTCATTGGCGGCCATCACAGCGCTAACACCCGGCACCTTGTGGAGCTGTGTTCACCGCTTACCGCCACTTACCTCGTCGAAACGGCGGATGAAATCGACCCCGCCTGGCTTGAGGGCCGTGACCTCATAGGTGTCACTGCCGGGGCGTCCACCGCGCCGGAGACCATCGAAGCCGTGGTGCGGCGGCTGGAGGAGTTGGGGAGCATCGGGGAATACCAAACTGCTGCCTATCGATCTCAATAA
- a CDS encoding DUF2277 domain-containing protein has protein sequence MCRNIRPLYNFEPPATAGEIRAAAEQYVRKVSGFSKPSAANSKAFDRAVEEVARSTANLIDSLVTEAAPKDREIEAAKAHERAVRRFGDKAA, from the coding sequence ATGTGCAGGAATATCAGACCTCTGTATAATTTTGAACCGCCGGCCACCGCTGGGGAGATTCGGGCGGCGGCGGAGCAGTATGTCAGGAAGGTCAGCGGCTTCTCCAAACCGTCCGCGGCCAATAGTAAAGCTTTCGACCGCGCCGTCGAGGAAGTAGCGCGATCGACAGCTAATCTCATCGATTCATTGGTGACCGAGGCCGCGCCGAAGGACCGGGAGATCGAAGCCGCCAAAGCCCACGAGCGGGCGGTGCGCAGGTTCGGAGACAAAGCCGCTTAG
- a CDS encoding ATP-binding cassette domain-containing protein codes for MAYINIQDTSLSFGGLQLFEGIGLTIEQGEKVALVGRNGSGKSTLLKVIAGLIRPDSGNSAIQKDIRTAYLDQQVPGDMPGSIFEVVASGRIPDHLENEAERHQQVSKIISQFSLDGEKAFNELSAGLKRQVMLAKALLAEPDILLLDEPTNHMDIDSIRRLEETLLKFRGAVVFVTHDRAFLQRIATRIVEIDRGKLFDQSCDYQTFLERRAAAREIEATENALFDKKLEKEEGWIRTGVEARRTRNEGRVRALEKMRETRRARKERPGLIRLEAQKAERSGSLVVETENINFDYDGLPVITNFSTTIMKGDRVGILGPNGSGKTTLLRLLLGELQPASGTIRLGTNLQIAYSDQLREQLDENKTVLENVSEGKDTVTINGRTKNVFGYLQDFLFNRDQALSYVYNLSGGERNRLVLARLFTRPSNLLVLDEPTNDLDLETLELLEDYLTGYTGTIILVSHDRSFINNIVTSTIVFEGDGVVREYVGGYDDWLRQRPAPTPPAKSPAARPAPAAANSPRIKFGFRQQKELDLLPHTIQALETERDELFREMGDPALYKKDKTELENRKQRIETIKELLVPMYARWDELEQLQSENAQKQ; via the coding sequence ATGGCATACATTAATATCCAGGATACTTCACTGAGTTTCGGCGGTCTTCAGCTATTCGAAGGCATCGGTCTGACCATCGAGCAGGGTGAGAAAGTCGCACTGGTTGGCCGCAACGGTTCCGGGAAATCAACCCTGCTCAAGGTGATCGCGGGATTGATCCGGCCGGACTCAGGTAATAGCGCTATCCAGAAGGACATCCGGACCGCCTACCTGGACCAACAGGTCCCCGGCGATATGCCGGGCTCCATATTCGAGGTCGTGGCATCGGGCAGGATTCCGGACCACCTGGAAAATGAAGCTGAGCGCCATCAGCAGGTCAGTAAAATTATCTCGCAATTCAGCCTGGACGGTGAAAAGGCGTTCAATGAACTCTCCGCCGGATTGAAACGCCAGGTGATGCTGGCCAAGGCGCTCCTCGCCGAACCGGATATCCTTTTGCTCGACGAACCTACCAACCACATGGATATCGATTCGATCCGGCGGCTGGAAGAAACTCTGCTCAAATTCCGGGGCGCCGTGGTCTTTGTCACTCATGATCGCGCCTTCCTTCAACGGATCGCCACCCGGATCGTGGAGATCGACCGCGGAAAACTCTTCGATCAGTCCTGTGATTACCAGACATTCCTGGAGCGGCGGGCTGCTGCCAGGGAGATCGAGGCGACCGAAAACGCGCTCTTCGACAAGAAACTTGAGAAGGAAGAAGGTTGGATCCGGACCGGTGTCGAAGCGCGCCGGACGCGTAACGAAGGCCGTGTGCGAGCGCTGGAAAAGATGAGGGAGACTCGCCGCGCCCGGAAAGAGCGCCCGGGATTGATCCGCTTGGAAGCCCAGAAAGCCGAACGATCCGGCAGCCTGGTGGTCGAAACCGAGAACATCAACTTCGATTATGACGGCCTCCCGGTGATAACGAACTTTTCCACCACCATCATGAAAGGCGACAGGGTCGGCATCCTGGGACCCAACGGCAGCGGAAAGACAACCCTGCTGCGCCTGCTCCTGGGTGAGCTCCAACCGGCATCCGGAACCATCCGGCTAGGCACAAATCTCCAGATAGCTTATTCGGACCAGTTACGTGAGCAGCTTGATGAGAACAAGACCGTGCTGGAAAACGTTTCAGAGGGCAAAGACACCGTCACCATCAACGGCCGAACAAAGAACGTCTTCGGATACCTGCAGGACTTCCTGTTCAACCGTGACCAGGCGCTCTCGTACGTCTATAATCTTTCCGGCGGGGAACGCAACCGGCTGGTCCTCGCCCGGTTGTTCACCCGGCCCTCCAACCTGCTGGTCCTGGACGAACCGACCAACGACCTGGACCTGGAAACGCTGGAACTCCTGGAGGATTACCTGACGGGTTACACCGGGACGATCATCCTGGTGAGCCATGACCGGAGCTTCATCAACAATATCGTCACCAGTACTATCGTCTTCGAGGGGGACGGCGTCGTCAGGGAATATGTCGGCGGTTATGACGACTGGCTCCGCCAGCGTCCCGCCCCAACCCCCCCGGCGAAATCGCCCGCAGCGCGCCCTGCTCCGGCAGCGGCCAATAGCCCCAGGATCAAGTTCGGCTTCCGGCAGCAAAAGGAACTGGATTTACTGCCTCACACCATCCAGGCGCTTGAAACGGAGCGCGATGAACTGTTCAGGGAGATGGGCGATCCCGCCCTCTACAAAAAAGATAAGACCGAACTGGAAAACAGGAAGCAGCGGATCGAGACCATAAAAGAGCTATTGGTTCCCATGTACGCCCGCTGGGATGAACTCGAACAACTTCAAAGTGAAAACGCGCAAAAGCAGTGA
- a CDS encoding double-cubane-cluster-containing anaerobic reductase has translation MTLNANEQMWSDLGIDLESHGQLMNALGPIYGEIYLSQENRPKGMGFYDFVVGDIHGIRVKELREHAKEGGKVVATYCVFVPEEFCWATGAIPISLCAGTQFSVPVAEEVLPRNTCALIKSSYGFKLGRLCPYVQVSHLIVGETTCDGKKKMFELMAEQHPVYVMEVPNKRGAAGRTLWQQEVRDFKAKIEELTGNEITAENLAGAIKKVNARRKEFKRLSALRAADPAPISGKDALLATQVSMYDDVDREVQMMQALNDELEERVRKGEGVAPKGAKRILISGSPMAIPNWKLHHIIESAGAVVVGEESCTGSRFFDELVPEGTENLEDMLTVLADRYLKTNCACFTPNTERLDDIIRMARDLKADGVIHYNLQFCHTYANEAVQVDRALAEAGIPLLRVETDYSDEDAGQLKTRIDAFLEML, from the coding sequence TTGACTTTAAACGCTAACGAACAGATGTGGTCGGACCTCGGTATCGACCTGGAATCCCACGGCCAGTTGATGAACGCCCTCGGTCCCATTTACGGGGAGATCTATCTCAGCCAGGAAAACCGGCCCAAGGGCATGGGTTTTTATGACTTCGTGGTCGGCGACATTCACGGCATCCGCGTCAAGGAACTGCGGGAGCACGCCAAGGAAGGCGGCAAGGTGGTGGCCACCTACTGCGTCTTCGTGCCGGAGGAGTTCTGCTGGGCTACCGGGGCCATTCCCATCAGCCTGTGCGCCGGCACCCAGTTCTCGGTGCCCGTGGCCGAGGAAGTCCTGCCCCGCAACACCTGCGCCCTGATCAAGTCCTCTTACGGTTTCAAGCTGGGGCGGTTGTGCCCCTACGTCCAGGTCAGCCACCTTATCGTCGGCGAGACCACATGTGACGGCAAGAAGAAGATGTTCGAACTTATGGCTGAGCAGCACCCGGTCTATGTCATGGAGGTGCCCAACAAGCGCGGCGCCGCCGGGCGGACGTTGTGGCAGCAGGAGGTCCGGGACTTCAAGGCTAAGATCGAGGAACTCACCGGCAACGAGATCACCGCCGAAAACCTCGCCGGGGCCATCAAGAAGGTCAACGCCCGCCGCAAGGAGTTCAAGCGCCTGTCAGCCCTGCGTGCCGCGGATCCCGCGCCCATTTCCGGCAAGGACGCCCTGCTGGCTACCCAGGTTTCGATGTACGACGATGTCGACCGTGAGGTCCAGATGATGCAGGCGCTCAACGACGAACTGGAAGAACGGGTCAGGAAAGGCGAAGGCGTCGCCCCCAAAGGCGCCAAACGCATCCTCATCTCCGGCTCGCCGATGGCCATCCCCAACTGGAAGCTACATCACATCATCGAGAGCGCCGGCGCGGTGGTCGTTGGCGAGGAGTCCTGCACCGGTTCCCGTTTCTTCGACGAACTGGTGCCGGAAGGTACTGAGAATCTTGAGGACATGCTGACCGTCCTGGCCGACCGCTACCTGAAAACCAACTGTGCTTGCTTCACCCCCAACACCGAACGGCTGGACGACATCATCCGCATGGCGCGGGATCTCAAGGCCGACGGCGTCATCCACTACAACCTGCAATTCTGCCACACCTATGCCAATGAGGCGGTGCAGGTGGATCGGGCACTGGCTGAGGCCGGCATCCCGCTGCTGCGGGTCGAGACCGACTATTCAGACGAGGACGCCGGTCAGCTCAAGACCCGCATCGATGCGTTTTTGGAGATGCTGTAA
- a CDS encoding acyl-CoA dehydratase activase → MITAGLDVGSRTIKLVLFENEVSHRAVIDSGLKPVERCRRLLDGRSFDKLVVTGYGRDLVAPELSGATISEISAQAAAVRYLYPDAGSVIDIGGQDSKVIRLNDKGGVLKFEMNDRCAAGTGKFLEIMARALELNIDEFAKTALEAERSVTLNSLCTVFAESEVVSLINKGEDAHAIALGLHQSVASRLTSMAKRVGVAERLVFAGGGAMNPCLVKLLESRLGLKMTVPEDPQITAALGAAIIAANGKHKE, encoded by the coding sequence GTGATCACCGCCGGGCTGGATGTCGGCTCGCGCACCATCAAGCTGGTGCTCTTCGAGAACGAGGTGTCTCATCGTGCCGTCATCGACAGCGGTCTGAAACCGGTGGAGCGCTGCCGCAGGCTGCTGGACGGGAGATCGTTCGATAAACTGGTAGTGACCGGCTACGGCCGTGACCTGGTGGCGCCGGAGCTTTCCGGCGCCACCATCTCCGAGATCTCCGCCCAGGCCGCCGCCGTTCGGTATCTTTATCCCGACGCCGGCAGCGTCATCGATATCGGCGGGCAGGACTCCAAGGTCATCCGGCTGAACGACAAGGGTGGCGTACTGAAGTTCGAGATGAACGACCGCTGCGCCGCCGGCACCGGCAAGTTCCTGGAGATCATGGCACGGGCACTGGAGCTGAACATCGATGAGTTCGCCAAAACCGCCCTTGAAGCTGAACGCTCGGTGACTCTGAACTCGCTTTGCACTGTCTTCGCCGAGAGCGAGGTCGTTTCCCTTATCAACAAGGGCGAGGACGCCCACGCTATCGCCCTGGGCTTGCATCAGTCCGTGGCCAGCCGCCTGACCTCCATGGCTAAACGGGTGGGGGTGGCGGAAAGGCTGGTCTTTGCCGGCGGCGGCGCCATGAACCCGTGCCTGGTAAAATTACTTGAATCAAGGCTCGGTCTCAAGATGACCGTGCCGGAAGACCCTCAAATCACCGCGGCGCTGGGCGCCGCCATCATTGCTGCTAACGGTAAACATAAGGAGTAG
- the yedF gene encoding sulfurtransferase-like selenium metabolism protein YedF has protein sequence MPEIIDARAKPCPQPVLLAGSAIKTSDEVVIIVDNVVARQNVAKFAKSQGCGVTVEEKDDGIYLHLKREAAACQPMAEPSQGGIVVFIGSDIVGRGENIELGKLLMQSFLNTLQSLPNRAESIIFMNNGVKLVVEDSHVLGELKQLAEAGVELLACGTCLSRLGLSDRVGVGQVSNMFTIADTMTRAGKVISL, from the coding sequence ATGCCTGAGATCATCGACGCCCGCGCCAAACCCTGCCCGCAACCGGTGCTGTTAGCCGGCAGTGCCATCAAGACGTCGGACGAGGTCGTCATCATCGTCGATAACGTGGTGGCCCGGCAGAACGTAGCCAAATTCGCTAAAAGCCAGGGTTGCGGTGTCACCGTCGAAGAAAAGGATGACGGTATCTACCTGCACCTGAAACGGGAGGCGGCAGCCTGCCAGCCGATGGCCGAACCGTCGCAGGGCGGGATCGTCGTCTTTATCGGTTCCGACATCGTCGGCAGGGGCGAGAATATTGAACTGGGCAAACTGCTGATGCAGAGCTTCCTGAATACGCTTCAGTCCCTGCCTAACCGGGCGGAGAGCATCATCTTTATGAACAATGGCGTCAAACTGGTGGTTGAGGACTCGCATGTCCTGGGTGAGCTCAAGCAACTGGCCGAGGCCGGGGTGGAACTTCTGGCCTGCGGCACATGCCTTTCACGCCTGGGGTTGTCGGACAGGGTGGGGGTGGGGCAGGTGTCCAACATGTTTACGATTGCCGATACGATGACGCGGGCGGGGAAGGTCATAAGTCTCTAG
- a CDS encoding enoyl-CoA hydratase-related protein, translating into MTIDYKTEGPVAIITLNRPEVYNAMDMDSVRSLAEAVERFEADIELKVAIITGTGKAFCAGADIRETLPYMKEHGMDNFPALPTRGMTVTKPLIAAVNGIALGGGLELALACDIRIAAANAKFGLPEVNLGLIPGWGGTQRLPRLIGSGRAAEMLFTGQPVNAEQAERIGLVNKVVPGDELMTAALDMARVIAEKAPLAVRYAKEALRRGENLPLELALDVEAELEDTVMQTADHDEGVKAFLEKRTPEFEGR; encoded by the coding sequence ATGACTATCGATTACAAAACAGAAGGCCCCGTCGCCATCATCACCCTGAACCGGCCGGAGGTCTATAACGCCATGGACATGGACAGCGTCCGGTCCCTGGCCGAGGCTGTGGAACGGTTCGAAGCGGACATTGAATTAAAGGTGGCTATCATCACCGGCACCGGCAAGGCTTTCTGCGCCGGGGCTGACATACGGGAAACCCTGCCCTACATGAAAGAGCACGGCATGGACAATTTTCCGGCCTTGCCGACGCGCGGCATGACCGTCACCAAGCCACTCATCGCCGCCGTCAACGGCATCGCCTTGGGTGGCGGGCTGGAGCTGGCGTTGGCTTGTGATATCCGCATCGCCGCCGCTAACGCCAAATTCGGACTGCCGGAAGTGAACCTGGGTCTTATCCCGGGTTGGGGCGGCACCCAGCGACTGCCGCGCCTCATAGGCAGCGGACGGGCGGCGGAGATGCTCTTTACCGGTCAGCCAGTCAACGCGGAACAGGCGGAACGGATAGGACTGGTCAATAAAGTCGTTCCCGGCGATGAGCTAATGACGGCGGCGCTGGATATGGCAAGAGTCATCGCCGAAAAGGCACCGCTGGCGGTGCGTTATGCCAAGGAAGCGCTACGGCGGGGTGAGAATCTGCCGCTGGAACTGGCGCTCGATGTAGAGGCCGAATTGGAAGACACGGTCATGCAAACCGCCGATCACGACGAAGGCGTCAAAGCGTTCCTGGAGAAAAGAACACCCGAATTCGAGGGCAGATAG
- a CDS encoding 3-hydroxybutyryl-CoA dehydrogenase, which yields MKKVGVVGFTGVMGAGIVQLCAQSGYEVVGYSRDPERTRKALAVIEKHLGRLVDKEKITAEDKAAALSRISATDEMNGLAACDLVIESAVEDMNLKKSVFTELDGVCRPDAILATNTSSLSIIDLAMATRRPNQVLGLHFFNPAPLMPLLEVVKTIATSDETLEAGKAFGESLGKTIIVARDAPGYIVNTLLIPYLLNAIRMLDRGQAGHEDIDTAIKAGLNYPMGPLQVADYIGLDSLLFIANIMYEESKEPQYAAPPLLKKMVTAGWLGRKSGKGFYEYR from the coding sequence ATTAAAAAGGTCGGCGTCGTGGGGTTTACCGGTGTCATGGGCGCCGGGATCGTGCAGCTTTGTGCTCAATCCGGGTATGAAGTGGTCGGTTACTCACGCGACCCGGAGCGGACCCGCAAAGCCCTGGCCGTCATCGAGAAACACTTAGGCCGGCTGGTCGATAAAGAGAAGATCACCGCGGAGGACAAAGCGGCTGCCCTTTCCCGTATCAGCGCCACCGATGAGATGAACGGTCTGGCGGCTTGCGACCTGGTCATCGAAAGCGCTGTTGAGGACATGAACCTCAAAAAGAGCGTGTTTACCGAACTGGACGGTGTGTGTCGGCCGGACGCTATCCTTGCGACCAACACCTCGTCCTTGTCCATCATCGACCTAGCCATGGCGACGCGGCGCCCGAACCAGGTGCTGGGGTTGCACTTTTTCAACCCGGCGCCGCTAATGCCGCTGCTAGAAGTGGTGAAAACCATCGCCACGTCCGATGAGACTTTAGAAGCCGGTAAAGCCTTTGGTGAGTCGCTGGGAAAAACGATCATCGTCGCCCGCGACGCACCGGGCTACATCGTCAACACCTTGCTGATTCCGTACCTGCTGAATGCCATCCGCATGCTGGACCGTGGGCAGGCTGGTCATGAGGATATCGACACCGCCATCAAAGCCGGTTTGAACTATCCCATGGGGCCGCTTCAGGTGGCGGACTATATCGGGCTGGATTCCCTGCTTTTTATCGCCAATATCATGTACGAGGAATCCAAGGAGCCGCAGTACGCCGCGCCGCCATTGCTCAAGAAGATGGTGACAGCGGGGTGGCTGGGAAGAAAATCCGGCAAGGGCTTTTACGAATACCGGTAA
- a CDS encoding helix-turn-helix transcriptional regulator, whose translation MSLETQTYSSVSGMIVLVKTGDGASLGHLRESLGRSPAEIAAAVGVSERKLLEWENGKGSPTSGQAAKWRLAFCPDVDNRISNYLSTDNPEVLHHFWELA comes from the coding sequence ATGTCACTCGAAACGCAGACTTATAGTTCTGTCAGCGGCATGATCGTCCTGGTCAAGACCGGTGACGGTGCGTCATTAGGACATCTCAGAGAATCCCTGGGCCGGTCTCCAGCGGAGATCGCCGCGGCCGTGGGAGTTTCGGAACGGAAACTCCTCGAATGGGAGAACGGCAAAGGATCACCGACATCCGGTCAGGCGGCCAAGTGGCGCTTAGCCTTCTGTCCCGACGTGGACAACCGGATCAGCAATTACCTGTCCACCGATAACCCTGAAGTTTTACACCATTTCTGGGAACTCGCATGA
- a CDS encoding sulfite exporter TauE/SafE family protein, with translation MGESLIDGGWLLPIALIAIGILVGTYGTLIGVGGALILVPALFWLYPDASPQIITGISLVIVLVNALGGTYAYARQRRIDYRKGTYFALATIPGVILGVMTLQFIPRTTFALIFGLVLMAVAAFISLRSEPRYATEGDGNYRRRLAAGVTLSLGVGYLAGLLGIGGGIIHVPVLVYIMCFPAHIATATSIFILVFTALAGSLTHLVQGSYGQDWSIILLLAAGVMAGSQLGARLSRRVHGKILIRLLAIALVVTGLRLVMS, from the coding sequence ATGGGCGAATCATTAATCGACGGCGGCTGGCTGCTGCCAATCGCCCTGATCGCCATCGGCATTCTTGTCGGAACTTACGGCACACTTATAGGCGTCGGTGGTGCGTTGATACTGGTTCCTGCGCTTTTCTGGCTTTATCCTGACGCCAGCCCTCAGATAATTACTGGTATTTCACTGGTGATCGTCCTGGTCAACGCTCTCGGCGGCACCTACGCCTATGCGAGGCAGCGGCGGATTGACTACCGGAAAGGCACCTATTTCGCCCTGGCGACCATCCCCGGGGTGATCCTCGGCGTGATGACTCTCCAGTTCATCCCCCGCACCACCTTCGCCCTGATCTTCGGGCTGGTGCTGATGGCGGTGGCTGCCTTTATCTCACTCCGCTCGGAACCCAGGTATGCCACGGAGGGTGACGGCAACTATCGTCGCCGTCTGGCGGCCGGGGTGACGCTGAGCCTGGGTGTGGGCTACCTCGCGGGGCTGCTGGGTATCGGCGGCGGCATCATCCATGTTCCGGTGCTGGTCTACATCATGTGTTTTCCGGCGCATATCGCTACCGCCACATCCATTTTCATCCTGGTTTTCACCGCGCTGGCGGGCAGCCTGACTCATCTTGTTCAGGGCAGTTACGGCCAGGACTGGAGTATTATCCTGCTGCTGGCCGCCGGGGTCATGGCGGGGTCTCAATTGGGCGCCAGGTTGTCGCGGCGGGTGCATGGCAAGATCCTGATACGCCTTCTCGCGATTGCCCTCGTCGTGACGGGGCTGCGTCTGGTGATGAGTTGA